Part of the Vigna unguiculata cultivar IT97K-499-35 chromosome 3, ASM411807v1, whole genome shotgun sequence genome, GGCAGGGAGAGAAGGACGGTAAGGAAAGGAGCGACGGCGTTCGCGCGGGAAACGGAACGGCAAGCTTCTTGTTAGGGAAGGTGAGGGTTGGAGCGGTCATGGAAGCCATgcgagagagaaagagagtgaAAAGAACGAATGGATATGCGTGCGTGTGAGAGTGTGTGTTGGAAggagattggaaggaatatgcTGTTGATGTTGCTGTTGCTAAATGGTGAGGTGAtagattattgttgttgttgctgctgtTGTTGAGTTGTGAATAATGTGAATGTGAATGCAAAGTGAATGGGGAGGAACATGAGGCTGGGAAGTTGGGTGTGAAATTTTGAGGGACGGATCTTCATGCCTCCATAGATTTTCTAGCGTCAAGGGATAAggatcaatttttctttttctttttcttctcttcttgtTACTTTATTTtcgcatttatttatttattttttttctttttaacggTTGGTGTTGATAGGTTTGGTTCGGGTCAATGGGTTGTCATTCAAAAAGGTAAAACATCTGCGAACAGGTGGCACTAAACCAATATTTTATGCCATAATACCATGGATTAGGCTAAACCACACTGTGTCATACCAGCTACAGGgcttaattattactttttattcttttaaatttagagTTCAAcgattttgttcaattttacggaaaaattacaaattatatccTTGATTTATACAAATATCACATTCTGTAAccatattgaaaattttgaatgtttaaaagaaaaaccatCTTTCCCGGAAAAGgaagtataaaattttataaattagaaattaaaattcaataaacttATGTTTGGATCAGGTTATCTAATacagtaatttatttatttgataggtttaattttttttttaaataaaatgatttgtttgatgtataaattaaaatttagaaatgtttagaaattatctataactatatataaaggggattccctcttttgtgtccacatttcataattccaactttaccctttataatttaattatttattaaatttttaaaaattaacggttacttttacaagtttttataaaattatttacttatctcctttttctttttttctcttactattcatcaacaattatttttctcttattttctccgtacattttattttattttttataaatatacttttattttgtttattaaattaataacattacaatatcatcaattattaatataattcaaaaaatgcgtacacacaggcgcgatagcgcctgtgtttacactagttacaaataattgaaatagtaaaacttaaaattcatttaaaaataagaaaattgaaatttattctctctctatatatatatatatactagaaaaaaataaattattaaatattatttgaatatttaaatttgattaatatttttgttaaattttaattttaaaatttatattttaaaaaaattatcttgaaagaaaaattatactactttgttaaaaaaaataaaaatatatataaattattctatccaaataaaatatttagaaaatgaaaaaaaattaattgtgatttttcttacccAAATAGCATATatgaactaaaaaaatttacagataatatatcatgtcaaatatttatacagataacaagttttttttttttttcaggttaGAATTCGgcttatgaaaattaaattttgaagtgTGATAAGGAGGAAactgattgaaaaaataaaattggataaCAAAATTCTAAACTGTGATTTGAAGAAAATGGGttgaaaaacaaatcaaaattccGTTTTCTGAAACAGAATTCTAAactgaatttttaatttattctccTTTTCATTTAAAACAAGAGAAAGAAATTTTCAAAAGAGACcgcaaaaaaataacataattcaGAATTCGATTTTTCAGAGATAGAATTCTGAccttggaaaaaaaaatcatgttatttataaaaaaattgagtaagtaataatttaaatattatgcaTTTCAATATTTTAGAATTGTAGAAATTCTTTATCTAAATACAATGTTTTAGgaaacaaaatttgttaaattttaaaactttgagaTTAAATAGTAGTtgaatttaatgtaaaaaaagaaaaaaaacgttCTAACATTTAAGTAGGGTTGGGCAAAAATAACTTAATCATACTGTATTATAGttaattaaactatattaaactaaaactaaCTGAACTATTAATAGGAAAACTGAATTATACTATTTATTAGTTTAAGTTTGGAAAAACTGAACTTATAATAGTTAACTACTCACATAACTGCACTGAactctttctttaattttctagTGCTGTAAGTGGAACctatttttattgttgtcaCTTGATTCTCATGGAAACTCAATTACCCACATGAGCCTAGCAGCCTGTAAACTATAgtataaattgaatatttttctcttttcaatattatccaaatttattttttatatacctAACTAAACCACAATCTCAATTACAATGGATTATCTACCACCCGAATTTAGCTATTTCTTTTCCATCAATTTGGTTTGATATacatgaattttaaatggatttttctttcttctagtttaatattattaaattttaattgttatattttgtatgaataatatttttgtttttaaagaaattgataTTTGGAAATAGTAATATTCTTtcacaaattaattttgttaatacattgtttaacttatatttaatttactatGTTAATGTTGTGAACAATTAATTAAGTTGTCAAGAAATGACATATAGAATTATTAtagaagaatataaatataagtatactctagctataaataaatgaattcagctacaataaaaataaacaagtaataataatatatttttaaaaggttgtttataaaagaattatcaCTATTAGCgagaattcaaatttatttacaaagtaaatataataaaattaatttttatttgtataaaattaataatacacttataaatatataagtatgTTATATTTAGAAACagaattgaaaatatattatgtttttaagaaaaatataaaaatataaatttaagtcatatttttatatttaatttccgATTTAGTTTtagttacataaaataaaaatatataaaattataaaagtaaatatattttattaatttttagttcgataaatatattttaattacataaacttatgtattaagatatattaatattttgattttgatgtattgaaatattgtgcttattttcaataagaattatgaaatacaaaatttatcatgttGTGTAGGATTTTGTAGTTTTCTAAACACTTTCAAGTATTACTAGTAGACTCACCCGTATGTATGCATGAATTCAgttcaaaatagtgtaatttagttcaaaaatagtgtaattcagtttaaaaataatacaattcagttcaaaattaatgcaattcGATTAAAaaacggttcaaaaatagtgagttaagttaaaaattagagCAGTTCAATTCAAGAACAGtgtagtttaattaaaaaatagtgcagttcagttctgacgtagtgcagttcataaaacagttcagttcagttcatattatagtgaAATGTAGTTTAGTGCAATGTAGTTCAATccagtttatttttaagaaaaacagttcagttcagttcgtccgaactgttttttagttcagtgcagttcatgtgaattggtttttagttcagtgcagttcatgtgaattggtttttagttcagtgcagtttttgGTAGTAGAGTTTGATTTATTTTGCCCAGCCCTACATTTAAGGGAGTAACTTGTTTAAGTAAATAAGGTTTTACTTACAGCAAGTAACTAATTTTTGAATAGTTTAATTTTGCTGCATTCAACTTAAAACCTTATGCAatgtaaattattaaaaaaaattaaaatataattttaaataattattatagtgaaatatatcatatatttcaGCAAGAAATTTTAGGACTATAGCCTTTTTATATTGtccatttattttaatcaaattcttATAACTGGTTGTCTAGGTCACTGAATAGAAATAATAACTTAACTAGTTTTCCATAATTTTCTGTCATACACATTTACAATACAAGGAGCATAATTTAGCCTACAGGCAACCACGAATAAGAAGAAAAGCTTTAATCGTCAttgaattattttctattttaaaaataaaattcaatttttaagtaCTGTTGGTAAGAAAATTACagtattaattaattgaaaatcaTCTCAAGTCATctcaaatatgaaataaattaattgttacAGAAGTTAGTAATTTACTgtaattataattgaatttctgaaGAGTAAGTTTTCTTAAACAGCCTTCGGAAACAACTGAATATTATTTCTGCTAAAGTGCACCAAATCAAACACTAATCCATGTTGAAACATTGAGAGCAGAATCTAATACAACAGTATTTAAGGTTGTCGTCATTGGTTATACTACAGAGCCTGAACCATAAGCAGTGAACCCAAGTTAACACATTATTACAACACAGTTTACGAGGCCTTTCTATGCAACAATGGGTCAGTGATGACTTGTGGCTCAAACTCTGGTTTCACATAGCGGGCGAGTGTGTCTGCATACAACTCGTACCTTGAAGTCATTCTGAAACCCCACTTGTCCTTCAACTGTCTACACAAGTTTAGGTCCATGTCTGTAACTAAAAGGCCATCCCTGTAACGAGATAGAGATGGCGTGCATGATGCATCAGGTGCTGAAACATAACTGGACCCATAAAAATGCCCAAAATCTGCATGTGCCGGTTTTCCATCACCAGAAGTAAATGCATTGGGGAATGTCTCAGTCCCAACGCGATTGATTGAAGCAACAAAGTAACTATTAGCTATTGCAGCATTACGTGCCTGACAAACAAAGACACTTTCAAGTCAGATATATACTCTTGGGCTGATATGATATTCTAGAACTACAAAATCTGTCTGTTTCTAAATTTGATTAGCAGAAGAACCAGAAgcaataaaagtgaaaaagaatttaGCATGTGTTGCTGTAATATAAAGGGACTAACCTCTATAGGCCACATTGGCTCGCTGAGTTCACCAACAGTAGCAGAAGGGTTGAAAACAATCTCGGCACCATTCAATCCAAAGGCTAACCAATTCAAAGGATGGTGTCTACCATAACATATATTAATGGCAATCTTTCCATATACTGTTTCGAATACAGGGTGACCAGTATTTCCTTCCATATAATATGTGCTCTCGTTGAAGTCCCCAACTCTGGGTATATGGTTCTGCCAAATGTTAACTGTGTTCATGAGATAGATGAAAGAGAGGCTTTGGGCATTAAAATTAGATGCAGAGAGCTTAAGGCAATTACCTTCCTGTGTTTCCCAATTATGTTGCCGTGATTTCCAATTACAACGGAAGTGTTCCATATAACCTCTCCATGGTTAATATCCCTCTCAAGAATTGAACTTATGATGACCATGTTATATTTCAGTGCAAAGCTTTGTAAGAATCTTGTTGATTCTCCATCAACAGGTTCTGCAAATTCACACCATCTTTTCTCTCGGGTGCAGAAGGCAAATGGCATCATCCATGCTTCCTGCAAAGGAATTATATGAAAACGTTTGAGTTTGAATCAACTGTGTGAAAATCAATAGGCAAATGCTCATACATACGAAACCTACTTGCAAGCATAATATGTTCACTCCAGAGGAACCGGCAGCTTCAATTATTGGCTTTAGTTTCTCAAAGATAGCCTTCTTCTGGTCTGCAAAGTGAGCAGTGGTTGGAAGGGCAATGGAGTTCTGAATCAAACCAACCCTCACCACTCGAGGTTCCCTTAATAGTTCTTTGTCAGCAGAAAAGGAAAAGGCCTGAAATAAACCAGATTAAAGTTCAAAATGAACTGTTAGAATTTCTAGACAGAAGATAGACACCGAGGTTAATCAATGGACTAAACCAAAACTATAATCAGTTAAGCAATGAGAAAGACTTAATAGATTCCAAAATTGATTCAACAGTCAACAgacaaacaagaaaagaaagaataactGGAATTTATATTCTATATTGGATTTTTCTGTTGTACTGCTCAGTCTTCCAAATACACCGATGTTCactttgatgttttaaaatatattaaagagattattgaaattcaaacatcagaatatttttaatgtctAGTAAAGAACTGCACCAAAAGATCTAATAAAGAATTTGGACTCAATTAGTCATTCCCTGTTCATAGTTCATTGAGGGTACTCAGAAGAGGTGAAAAATAGGAGATATTAAAGTAAAACGAGCATATTGCTATAAGGCATGTCTCATCTGCCTACCCACTGAGACGAGCCTAAATGCCAGCACCCATATTTTCAGGTACAAAAGTGGTACTTAACTCAAGAAAATCAATCATTTCTTAAAAAGAAGTTGAACACACATGCACAAGCAAGTTAACTTAATCCACCATTCCTttcatttgtgaaaaaaatgaaaacacaaTTCGTATGGGGAAAAGTGGATTGTATCACACCTGGAGATCAAAACCATGCTTCACAGAGAGGGCAGTTGCAGATTCAGGGAGAGCAATTGTTTCAATTGCTTTTCCACAATTAAGCCCAGTAAGCAAACGGCTAACTTCCTGCAACACGATACACAGCACTGTgagaaaaaaatgcaaattaatatGTGATTGATGCTAGCACCAACCCATGAAACCAATTTAGAAGAAAGACACATGATCCATTTTCTGTAAAGCTAGAATAGCTTTGAAAATGATGTTGGAGATGCAAAATTTGGTTGATTTATTTACAAATGGAAAATCCTGGTAAAttgttaaaatgttaaattcCTTCTTAAATGTGGAAAGTCAAAGGATTATGAAGGTCCAGAATCAGATCCCTTGCATGCGGAAAATAAATCCCACAAACCCATCAACTGAATCAAtataaagaagagaaaaagtgaAACAGAAACTTAACCAGTGGCATGAATATATATACCTGAAAGTGTTGAGGATTAAGATTATCCTTGAGAAGAAGGTGAAGAGAATCGTATCCACAAATAGAGTCCTTTggttcttcttccttcttcttcgcTTCTCCGTTCTGGCGCTTCTCCATCTCCCACTTTTACCGTCAGCTCAGAATTGCAATGctatgatatgatatgatatatgAAATGACAATAACGACAATATTTTGATGTATGAAACCAATCGTATTCATGTGgtcttgttttgttcttttgtttcGTTGCGTGCTATTTTAAAATGGGAcgattataaatttataagaatCAAAGAGTGATTTAGTGTCTGGATTCAATCCACAACAAACGAAGGATAACCTAAATTTGTatacaataatacaataattaataacaattgaAAACTCTATCCATGTGcatgtgtttattttttaatgttattattccTCATTATTTTGCTTGATACGTGGGTaagaaataatcaaatataGTAATACTctattttttggttttattatttaatatttctcaTCAGGGGATGGTACATCTTGTGACCACCAGCACTGCAGGGCACTGAACGAGAGTCTTTATTCTCCATCCTGAAGCCTTGGTTTCGCACCTTATCTAACCCGTTCTTATAATTAATTGacttaaattcaaatgtaaTCTCTTATTAtatgaattgaaattttaatcaatataaaaatttaatgacatgtttatttatttatgcgatcttaattgataattttaaaaactacgattaaaacaaaatttcaaatatataaaaaacctCTCCataaagactaaaaaataatagacaGAGAATacaaattcattaattttattaacttttatagaAATCAAAATCATACTGATACTTAATTGTAAGacatttttactattattataggATAGTTTAATGTCGAGATTATTATGgtgtaaatttaaaa contains:
- the LOC114179492 gene encoding beta-ureidopropionase: MEKRQNGEAKKKEEEPKDSICGYDSLHLLLKDNLNPQHFQEVSRLLTGLNCGKAIETIALPESATALSVKHGFDLQAFSFSADKELLREPRVVRVGLIQNSIALPTTAHFADQKKAIFEKLKPIIEAAGSSGVNILCLQEAWMMPFAFCTREKRWCEFAEPVDGESTRFLQSFALKYNMVIISSILERDINHGEVIWNTSVVIGNHGNIIGKHRKNHIPRVGDFNESTYYMEGNTGHPVFETVYGKIAINICYGRHHPLNWLAFGLNGAEIVFNPSATVGELSEPMWPIEARNAAIANSYFVASINRVGTETFPNAFTSGDGKPAHADFGHFYGSSYVSAPDASCTPSLSRYRDGLLVTDMDLNLCRQLKDKWGFRMTSRYELYADTLARYVKPEFEPQVITDPLLHRKAS